TACGTGGCAAAGAACGGCTCCAAATCGTCAAGCCGTTCGATCCGTGTAGCCGGCGGCAGCGCCGAGAGAATCGTCGCGCCGTAGCGCGTTGAAGCCGCGCGGCCATCGAGCAGCGCAACGAGTCCGCGATCGGTCGTGCTGCGAATGAGCCGCCCAAATCCTTGCTTGAGCCGAACGGTCGCGGCAGGAATCATGTAGTGCTCGAAACCGTCGAGGCCGCGCGCCTCCAACGCGCGCACTCGCGCCATGACGAGCGGATCGCTCGGCGACGGAAACGGCAGGCGATCGATGATAACGCACGAGAGCGAGTCGCCGACGACGTCGATGCCTTCCCAAAACGTCGCCGTGGCAAAGAGCACCGCGCCGGGCGTGCGACGGAACCATTCGAGCAGATGCGCGCGCGGTAAATCGCCTTGCAGCTTCACCGGAAAGGCGAGCCGGTCGCCGACCAGCGCGTAGACTTCACGCAGCCGCGCATACGACGTGAAGAGCACGAAGGCGCGACCCTTCGAGCGATCGAGGCACTCCTCGACGAGCGGCGCGGCGCGGCGAGCAAAGTGCGCCGACTTTGGATTGAGTTCGGGCGGCGCGACGAAGAGCCGCGCCTGACGCGCGAAATCGAAGGGCGATCGAGCGATGAGCTCCTGCGCGTCGTCGATGCCGAGGGTTCGCTTGACGAACTCGAACGACCGATTCGTTGCCAACGTCGCACTGGTGAGGATGACGCTCTGCGCGCGCGTAAAGAGCGACATGCGTAGGAACTCGGCGACGTCGTGCGGCGCGCAATAGACGCCGCGACGCCCGTCCAATTCGTTGCGTTCGACCCACGAGATCGTTTCGGGAACGCCGGTTTCAACGCGATCGATGACGTTGACGTGGGCCATCACGACGCGTAACGCGAGATCGCGCCGCCGTTCGGCCTCGCTGGGATCGTCGACGCGCTTTTTGAGCGCTGCCGCCGAATCGGCCAGCAGCCAGTTTTCGAGGCGATAGAACGCCGCGCGAAGCTCCTCCAGCGGCGGCCACGCCTCCTCGTTTGCGGCAAGCGGATAACGGTCGGCGCCGATGCGCGCGAGCGCCGACTCGAGCCGCCGAACCGCCGTTTCCAACTCGATTTCGAAGACGGACGGCAGCTCGTAGTGACGGCGAAGCTTGCGCAGCATTCGGCCGACGCTCGAAGCGGATACGGCGCCGGTAAGCGCGTCGGTCGCCCAGCGTTCGCATTGATGGGCTTCGTCGAGCACCACGACGTCGTACGGCGGCAGCAGGCCGCCGCCCATCGCCAAATCGAGAAAAAAGAGCGCGTGATTGACGACGACGAGATCGGCGTACTTTGCGTCGTCGCGCTTGTTGAAGAAAAAGCACCGTCGGAAATGCTCGCACGATTCGCCGATGCATTCATCGGCATCGGCATCGACTTCTTCCCACTCTGCCGGCGGCGGCACGAACGGTAACTCGGCGCGGTCGCCGCTCGTGGTGCGCTCCGACCACTCCCAGATCTTCTGCATCGAGCGCGACGGCGCGAGCAGCCGATTTTCCCGCATCCGCGCAAGCTTCAGCCGGCAAAGATAGTGCGTCCGCCCTTTAAGCAAGGTGACGCGCAGGGGAAGATCGAGGGCCGATTGCACCAGCGGGATGTCTTTGTTGACGAGCTGCTCTTGCAGCGCAATCGTGCCCGTCGAAAGCACGACCTTTTTTCCGCTGCGCGCGGCAGGCACGAGATACGCAAGCGACTTACCGACACCCGTGCCGGCTTCGATGATGCTGTGCATTTCTTCCATGATGCCACGCTCGACGAGCTGCGCCATCTGCAGCTGTCCGGCGCGCGGCTCGTAGCCCGGCAGGACGCGCGAAAACGCGCCGGCGCTGCCGAAAATCTCCTCGAGCGATCGAGTCACTAGGCGCGCTGATGCGGATCGAGCGGCGCTTCGTACTCGGTTTCGAGCTCGCGGCCGGTTCGAGCATCCACGACGACCGGCGCCAAGCGCCGCGGCGGAAAATAAATGGCGTACGTCAACACGAAGCCGGCGAGTAAGCCGGCGACGTGCGCTTGCCACGAAATCGCCGGCACGGTGAACGTGATGATCAAATTGACGACGAGAATGCCGATGTTGGAGCGCACCAGATCCATGCCCGGTTTTCCAAGCTTGAATCCAATCGCGAAGAGCGCACCAAAGAGGCCAAAGATCGCACCGCTCGCACCGACGGTCGGCACCATCGGATTGGCGCTGAAGTAGACGACGCCGAGACCGGCGGCGACGAGCGAGACCATATACACCACGAGCATGCGCCACGGACCCAGCGCGTACTCGATGAATCGCCCCAAAAACCACAACGACATCATGTTGACGCCGATGTGCAACAGACTGCCGTGCATAAATGCGCCAGTAATAATGCGCCACCACTGTCCGTATTGCAACACGTATGCGGGAATCAATGCGCCGGCGACGAGGACGCGCGCCATTCCGCTGCCCTCGCCCATACCCGACAGCATCCCCGATCCACCGGCCGCGATTTCCCACAGAAAGCCGATGACGTTGAGGACGATGAGAAAGCGCGTGATCACGCGATCATCACCGTGCGCGCGAGCTCGAGCGATATTGCGTGACGTTCGCCGGCGACGTCGATCGTTAGGGGACCGCCGAGCGGAGCTTTTTCGAGCACGTGCAAACGCATGCCGGGACGTACGCCGACTTGGCCGAGATAGCGCAGAATTTCGGGCATCTGCTCGGTGACGCCGGCGACGGTGACGGTTCGTCCGGGCTCGACCTGCGCGAGCGGAGTTCCGACG
This Candidatus Eremiobacterota bacterium DNA region includes the following protein-coding sequences:
- a CDS encoding ATP-dependent DNA helicase, with protein sequence MTRSLEEIFGSAGAFSRVLPGYEPRAGQLQMAQLVERGIMEEMHSIIEAGTGVGKSLAYLVPAARSGKKVVLSTGTIALQEQLVNKDIPLVQSALDLPLRVTLLKGRTHYLCRLKLARMRENRLLAPSRSMQKIWEWSERTTSGDRAELPFVPPPAEWEEVDADADECIGESCEHFRRCFFFNKRDDAKYADLVVVNHALFFLDLAMGGGLLPPYDVVVLDEAHQCERWATDALTGAVSASSVGRMLRKLRRHYELPSVFEIELETAVRRLESALARIGADRYPLAANEEAWPPLEELRAAFYRLENWLLADSAAALKKRVDDPSEAERRRDLALRVVMAHVNVIDRVETGVPETISWVERNELDGRRGVYCAPHDVAEFLRMSLFTRAQSVILTSATLATNRSFEFVKRTLGIDDAQELIARSPFDFARQARLFVAPPELNPKSAHFARRAAPLVEECLDRSKGRAFVLFTSYARLREVYALVGDRLAFPVKLQGDLPRAHLLEWFRRTPGAVLFATATFWEGIDVVGDSLSCVIIDRLPFPSPSDPLVMARVRALEARGLDGFEHYMIPAATVRLKQGFGRLIRSTTDRGLVALLDGRAASTRYGATILSALPPATRIERLDDLEPFFAT
- a CDS encoding rhomboid family intramembrane serine protease encodes the protein MITRFLIVLNVIGFLWEIAAGGSGMLSGMGEGSGMARVLVAGALIPAYVLQYGQWWRIITGAFMHGSLLHIGVNMMSLWFLGRFIEYALGPWRMLVVYMVSLVAAGLGVVYFSANPMVPTVGASGAIFGLFGALFAIGFKLGKPGMDLVRSNIGILVVNLIITFTVPAISWQAHVAGLLAGFVLTYAIYFPPRRLAPVVVDARTGRELETEYEAPLDPHQRA